The following coding sequences lie in one Hippopotamus amphibius kiboko isolate mHipAmp2 chromosome 7, mHipAmp2.hap2, whole genome shotgun sequence genomic window:
- the LOC130856343 gene encoding apolipoprotein L2-like yields MIEPTVCFLFPKGEATPHSSLTQTGELKGRRRDPAAATMSSGNLGDRSDIEGLFEAVIDNLWDIMSREELLLLLTKVLNRIETEASLSREDIDALHVYLSELESDLAGEHQKDQLHRKRFLRRFPQVKRELEMLIEKLQALADNAEKVHRDCTISNVAAASAGAASGVLTILGLALAPVTAGVSLALSATGLGLGAAAAVTSVSTGIVEYVSRSSAETEASRLMSSGVNKWKMLLEVLKSNPQIVYTTKTFTEAVDCIEMIIQGQDSVSANPGLAPNVNVFAGTGRISVSGIQHVEGAIKGTALAMTKGARIIGAATAGVFLLVDVGFLVKESMHLHEGAKSESADRLRQQAWELERKLEELTRIYESLQ; encoded by the exons ATGATCGAGCCCacagtctgttttctcttccccaaGGGTGAAGCCACACCACATTCCAGCCTGACACAGACGGGGGAGCTGAAGGGAAGACGCCGAGACCCTGCAGCTGCCACCATGAGCTCAGGAAACCTCGGGGACCGCTCAG ATATCGAGGGCTTGTTTGAGGCTGTCATTGACAATCTCTGGGACATAATGAGCAGAGAAGAACTGCTCCTCCTGCTGACCAAGGTCCTGAACAGAATTGAGACTGAGGCCAGTTTGTCCAG GGAAGACATAGATGCACTACATGTGTATCTGAGTGAATTGGAAAGCGACTTGGCTGGGGAGCACCAAAAAGACCAGCTGCACAGGAAGAGGTTTTTGAGAAGGTTTCCTCAGGTGAAACGGGAGCTGGAGATGCTCATAGAAAAGCTCCAGGCACTTGCAGACAATGCTGAGAAGGTCCACAGGGACTGCACCATCTCCAACGTGGCAGCCGCCTCCGCCGGCGCTGCGTCTGGAGTCCTGACCATCCTTGGCCTGGCTCTGGCACCCGTGACAGCGGGGGTCAGTCTGGCACTTTCGGCCACTGGGTTAGGGCTGGGAGCAGCGGCGGCTGTGACCAGTGTGTCCACCGGCATCGTGGAATATGTAAGCAGGTCGTCAGCAGAAACCGAAGCCAGCCGCCTGATGTCAAGTGGCGtcaacaaatggaagatgctcCTGGAGGTTCTTAAGAGCAACCCCCAAATTGTTTACACAACAAAGACATTCACAGAGGCCGTGGACTGCATTGAAATGATCATCCAGGGCCAGGATAGCGTCAGTGCCAACCCTGGCTTAGCACCCAATGTGAATGTCTTCGCGGGCACTGGGAGAATCTCAGTCTCAGGCATCCAGCATGTTGAGGGAGCTATCAAAGGCACGGCTCTGGCAATGACCAAAGGAGCCCGGATCATCGGTGCGGCCACTGCAGGTGTCTTCCTTCTGGTGGACGTGGGCTTTCTGGTGAAAGAGTCAATGCACTTGCATGAAGGGGCAAAGTCAGAGTCGGCAGACAGGCTGAGGCAGCAGGCCTGGGAGCTGGAGAGGAAGCTGGAGGAGCTCACCCGGATCTATGAGAGTCTGCAGTAG